A stretch of DNA from Erwinia aphidicola:
CTTAAACCCTTCATCGTTCAAATTGCAGGTGTATTGGCTGCCTTCCTGCAACCTGAAATCTCTTGGGCCTGACATCTGTCCGCTAGTCTTTATCTATCCGGCTGGCGTCGGCACCCTGCTGACCCTTGTACTTGGCATCCTGGCGGCTGTTATAAGGACGAGCAGCCGGCCCGGAAAGTGGCTCAAAACTGAGTGCGCCAATCAGCATCCCGGGGCGCAGCGCCAGCGGTAGCTTACCTGAATTATAGAACTCCAGCACGATGCGACCCTGCCAGCCAGGGTCGATGCGGTGCGCCGTAACGTGCACCATCAGGCCAAGGCGCGCCAGCGAAGAGCGCCCGTCCAGCCAGCCGACTAGATCGTCAGGCAGCGTGACGGATTCAAACGTCACCGCCAGCGCCAGCTCGCCAGGATGAAGATAAAAAGCATCTCCTTCCGGCAGCACAATCTCGTCGCTCATCACGCGGTCAAGCGCTGCGCTGACTTCATCCTTAGGACCGCTTAAATCGATAAAGGGGGCCGTATGGCCGCGAAAGGTGCGGAACTGGTTGCCCAGACGCACATCCACGGTTGCGCCATTGATACGCTCAATCGGCGGGCGCGGCTCAATGCCCAGCTTGCCGTTGTCGAGCCAGGCTTCTATATCGCGGTCACA
This window harbors:
- the dcd gene encoding dCTP deaminase is translated as MRLCDRDIEAWLDNGKLGIEPRPPIERINGATVDVRLGNQFRTFRGHTAPFIDLSGPKDEVSAALDRVMSDEIVLPEGDAFYLHPGELALAVTFESVTLPDDLVGWLDGRSSLARLGLMVHVTAHRIDPGWQGRIVLEFYNSGKLPLALRPGMLIGALSFEPLSGPAARPYNSRQDAKYKGQQGADASRIDKD